The proteins below come from a single Chrysoperla carnea chromosome 1, inChrCarn1.1, whole genome shotgun sequence genomic window:
- the LOC123306105 gene encoding RNA-binding protein NOB1, whose product MSKKIKNLIVDTTAFIKNAPLQEIAENIITAQEVINEVTNKRQLKRLVVLPYDLAVKEIYAENIHFVTEFSKKTGDYRSLSSTDIKIIALTYQLEKQLVGIKHLRQEPVQTKEVKINTSKPSNEIKENVVGFFKPTDSEIHENEEYNEQEAKLGNEKEETELVKEKSMDQTEINVENSEQICNKEDEENMNLVMEKLEENSLDEEYTESESESDNDEGWITPNNIKEIKKQINSEYVEEKPVEVACITSDFSMQNVLRQIGLNVASLDGKIIKQVRTYIFRCYSCFKTTSIMTKVFCPTCGNQTLKRVAVTVDENGKQVIHINARKPLTARGKKFSLPTPKGGKHANNPILFEDQPRPDQRPTRLAKTKNDPLAADYIAGYSPFVMRDITSKSAMLGIRTGQEIKHWMRSNPNEARRKRK is encoded by the exons atgtcaaaaaaaatcaagaacttAATTGTCGATACAAcagcatttataaaaaatgctcctttacag GAAATTGCTGAGAATATTATAACGGCACAAGAAGTTATCAATGAAGTAACTAATAAAAGGCAACTAAAACGGTTAGTCGTACTTCCATACGATTTAGCTGTGAAGGAAATATATgcagaaaatatacattttgtgacagaattttctaaaaaaactgGTGATTATCGAAGCTTATCTTCAacagatattaaaataattgctttAACTTATCAATTAGAAAAGCAACTAGTTGGTATCAAACATTTAAGGCAAGAGCCAGTACAAACAAaggaagttaaaattaatacaagcAAGCCATCtaatgaaattaaagaaaatgtagTAGGTTTCTTTAAACCTACTGATTCCGAAATTCATGAAAATGAAGAATATAATGAACAAGAAGCAAAATTAGgaaatgaaaaagaagaaactgaattagtaaaagaaaaatctATGGACCAAACAGAAATAAATGTGGAAAATTCCGAGcaaatttgtaataaagaaGATGAAGAGAATATGAATCTCGTAATGGAAAAATTAGAGGAAAATTCTTTAGATGAAGAATATACAGAAAGTGAATCTGAAAGCGATAATGATGAAGGCTGGATTACTCCaaacaatataaaagaaataaaaaaacaaatcaattcaGAATATGTTGAAGAAAAACCAGTTGAAGTTGCTTGTATTACAAGTGACTTTTCAATGCAAAACGTATTAAGACAAATTGGTTTAAACGTTGCATCTTTagatggtaaaataattaaacaagtaCGCACATATATTTTCCGTTGTTATTCATGTTTCAAAACAACGAGTATAATGACCAAAGTATTCTGTCCAACATGCGGTAATCAAACTTTAAAACGTGTAGCTGTCACAGTAGATGAAAATGGCAAACAAGTGATTCATATAAATGCTCGTAAACCGTTAACAGCACGTGGGAAAAAGTTTAGTTTACCAACACCAAAAGGTGGCAAACATGCAAATAATCCAATATTGTTTGAAGATCAACCGAGACCCGATCAAAGACCAACACGATTAgctaaaactaaaaatgatcCATTAGCAGCGGATTATATTGCTGGATACTCACCATTTGTTATGAGGGATATTACATCAAAATCAGCTATGCTTGGAATACGCACTGGTCAAGAAATTAAACATTGGATGAGGAGTAATCCAAATGAAGCAAGAAGAAAACgcaaatag